One window from the genome of Cryptococcus tetragattii IND107 chromosome 2, whole genome shotgun sequence encodes:
- a CDS encoding inosine-5'-monophosphate dehydrogenase → MSGTNPNAPPRSNSILNPADALRYLEEYPRGDGLSLQELMDSRKNGGLTYNDFLMLPGHINFPASDVSLQSKATKNIVLNTPFLSSPMDTVTEDRMAIALALHGGLGIIHHNCSAEEQAAMVRRVKKYENGFITDPLCLGPNATVGDVLEIKTKFGFCGVPITETGEPDSKLLGIVTGRDVQFQDPETPIKSVMTTEVVTGTSPITLEKANSLLRETKKGKLPIVDSKGHLVSLVARSDLLKNQNYPYASKVPESKQLYCGAAIGTRPGDKDRLKLLAEAGLDVVVLDSSQGNSVYQIEFIKWIKQTYPKIDIIAGNVVTREQAAQLIAAGADGLKIGMGSGSICITQEVMAVGRPQGTAVYAVAEFASRFGIPCIADGGIGNIGHIAKALALGASAVMMGGLLAGTTESPGEYFYHEGKRVKVYRGMGSIEAMEHTQRGSASGKESILALDNAATARYFSEADAVKVAQGVSGDVADKGSINKFVPYLFTGLQHSCQDVGVKSISELHSCARSGSLRFELRTASAQLEGGVHGLNSYTKRLFA, encoded by the exons ATGTCTGGCACCAACCCCAACGCCCCTCCTCGCTCTAACTCCATCCTCAATCCCGCCGATGCTCTTAGGTACCTTGAGGAGTATCCGCGAGGCGACggtctttctcttcagGAGCTTATGGACTCCAGGAAGAATGGCGGTCTGACCTACAATGACTTTTTGATGCTCCCTGGGCACATTAACTTCCCTGCGTCCGATGTTTCTTTGCAGTCCAA GGCTACTAAGAACATTGTTCTCAACacccccttcctctcttctcctaTGGACACCGTTACTGAGGACCG AATGGCCATCGCTCTCGCTCTTCATGGTGGTCTCGGTATCATCCATCACAACTGCTCTGCCGAAGAGCAAGCAGCAATGGTTCGACGGGTCAAGAAGTACGAGAATGGTTTCATCACTGACCCTCTCTGCTTGGGTCCCAATGCAACTGTTGGGGA TGTCCTTGAGATCAAGACTAAGTTTGGCTTCTGCGGTGTTCCTATCACTGAGACCGGCGAGCCTGACAGCAAGCTCCTTGGTATCGTTACTGGTCGAGACGTCCAGTTTCAGGACCCTGAGACTCCCATCAAATCTGTCATGACTACTGAGGTCGTCACTGGCACCTCGCCTATCACTCTCGAGAAGGCCAACAGTCTTCTGCGCGAGACTAAGAAGGGCAAACTCCCTATCGTCGACTCCAAGGGCCATCTCGTCTCTCTTGTCGCCAGGTCTGACCTCCTCAAAAACCAGAATTATCCTTACGCCAGCAAGGTTCCGGAGAGCAAACAGCTCTACTGCGGTGCTGCCATTGGTACTAGACCCGGTGACAAAGACAGGCTCAAGCTTCTCGCTGAAGCTGGTCTTGACGTTGTTGTCCTCGACTCCTCCCAAGGTAACTCCGTCTACCAGATAGAGTTCATTAAATGGATCAAACAGACTTATCCCAAGATCGACATCATTGCTGGTAACGTCGTTACTAGGGAACAAGCTGCCCAGTTGATCGCTGCCGGTGCCGATGGTTTGAAGATTGGTATGGGCTCCGGTTCCATTTGCATCACCCAAGAGGTCATGGCCGTTGGTCGGCCCCAAGGTACTGCTGTGTACGCCGTTGCGGAATTCGCCAGCCG ATTTGGGATTCCATGTATTGCCGACGGCGGTATCGGTAACATTGGTCACATCGCCAAGGCTCTCGCTCTCGGCGCTTCTGCCGTCATGATGGGTGGTCTTCTTGCTGGTACCACTGAGTCTCCCGGAGAATACTTCTACCACGAGGGGAAGCGCGTTAAGGTTTACCGAGGTATGGGCTCCATTGAAGCCATGGAGCACACTCAGCGAGGTTCCGCTTCAGGCAAGGAGTCTATTCTCGCTTTGGACAACGCTGCCACTGCCAGGTACTTCTCCGAGGCCGACGCCGTCAAGGTTGCCCAGGGTGTGTCTGGTGATGTTGCGGATAAGGGAAGCATCAACAAATTCGTGCCCTACCTTTTCACTGGTTTGCAACACTCTTGCCAAGATGTTGGTGTCAAGAG TATCTCTGAACTTCACTCTTGCGCTCGGTCTGGTTCTTTGAGGTTCGAACTTCGAACCGCTTCTGCTCAGCTCGAAGGTGGTGTCCACGGTTTGAATTCGTACACCAAGAGACTGTTCGCCTAA
- a CDS encoding palmitoyltransferase AKR1, whose translation MATVASPDIRVTAASPDSNRAVFEQSIALSGAGKTDEGSSNRGEEPERDSQEVGRETIREPLMYNDLDIHALAQRGDTAAIVAMLQENPSLDLSARDAQDVTPLHWAAINAHMGTCRLLIDSGADVDAIGGELKATPLQWAARNGHLYVVHLLLTRGADPNIHDSQGFNTLHLITHSSAVMPLLYMLHQPVAIDEKDTDGHTALMWAAYQGDALSVDLLIRHGASVNTTDNAGMTPLHWAAVKGNKVSIMHLVEAGASLDAKEESGKTPRDMAEELKGLVPFQKGLEEAGWSIDGVKMEGKLGPRNTILAIFLLPIVGLWFIFSTFKWLPVYVGIPFAIAEFMAMQCAVVLVLLGHIKTQDKVSSSNYFASIITASLIWVGYCWISRFAVNTPGYAFTNLGFIIMFSGCCWTFWKSIVTDPGFVPKGEQDAEIKEVLEDLVDAGRLNGTNFCIVCMARKPLRSKHCRTCNRCVARFDHHCPWIWNCVGAKNHRPFLLFVLFLIGGVILFIRLTIVYTYQNAPEYIPTPNPGLTTCDISTTLCQAGNFDPFLLCTALWSTLQLTWTTVLAISHLWQVSRQMTTFEVSNLGRYGFMGGRGGQSLRDQSGAMLKQASAIGAGIGMSGAGEEAAGPPGAEAGPEGNALLPPPGGHVHGPQCRHGGHAGGRSHGVLHICGALWKTMTGPLMTILGLDRFTKGKALGGMKRAGRDQNPFDMGIIKNCTDFWVPDSDVDYVTLYEIPPEGWRAYRRKLAMDKRVPGGKGRYEVVSEQEV comes from the exons ATGGCTACGGTGGCATCTCCAGACATTAGGGTGACAGCGGCAAGCCCAGACTCAAATCGAGCTGTGTTCGAACAATCAATAGCTTTGTCTGGTGCTGGCAAGACAGATGAAGGAAGTTCAAATCGAGGCGAAGAGCCTGAGAGAGACAGTCAAGAGGTCGGCCGCGAGACTATACGAGAGCCTTTGATGTATAACGAC CTCGACATCCATGCGTTGGCCCAGAGGGGCGATACGGCTGCCATCGTTGCTATGCTACAAGAGAATCCTTCATTAGACCTCTCTGCCAGAGACGCTCAAGATGTAACGCCTTTACACTGGGCCGCTATTAACGCCCACATGGGAACATGCAGACTCTTAATAGACAGTGGTGCTGATGTCGATGCGATTGGTGGTGAACTGAAAGCCACTCCCCTACAATGGGCTGCGAG AAATGGACATTTATACGTCGTGCATCTCTTGTTAACAAGGGGGGCTGACCCAAACATTCATGACTCCCAAGGCTTTAATACGCTGCACCTCATCACCCATTCTAGTGCCGTCATGCCGCTGCTATACATG CTACATCAGCCGGTAGCCATCGATGAGAAGGATACAGATGGCCATACTGCTCTCATGTGGGCAGCTTATCAAGGTGACGCTCTTTCGGTCGATCTTCTCATTAGACACGGTGCTTCAGTGAACACAACCGACAATGCAGGAATGACTCCCCTTCACTGGGCGGCGGTGAAAGGCAACAAGGTCTCCATCATGCACCTGGTAGAAGCTGGCGCTAGTTTGgatgccaaagaagaatcaGGGAAGACTCCCAGAGATATGGCGGAGGAGTTGAAGGGTCTAGTGCCGTTCCAAAAGGGTCTCGAAGAGGCGGGGTGGAGCATTGATGGtgtgaagatggaaggcAAATTGGGGCCT AGAAACACCATCCTGGCTATCTTCTTGTTGCCCATAGTAGGGTTATGGTTCATCTTCAGTACTTTTAAGTGGTTACCGGTATACGTGGGCATTCCATTTGCCATTGCTGAATTTATGGCCATGCAATGC GCTGTCGTCCTTGTTTTACTGGGCCATATCAAAACCCAAGACAAAGTTTCCTCGTCCAACTACTTTGCATCAATCATCACTGCTAGTCTCATCTGGGTAGGCTACTGTTGGATTTCTAGATTCGCTGTCAACACTCCAGGATACGCATTCACCAACCTCGGATTTATAATCATGTTCTCCGGGTGCTGTTGGACTTTCTGGAAATCCATCGTGACAGATCCTGGATTTGTGCCAAAGGGAGAGCAGGATGCGGAAATCAAGGAA GTATTGGAGGATCTTGTGGATGCAGGAAGACTGAATGGGACCAACTTTTGTATCGTGTGCATG GCAAGGAAGCCCTTACGCTCTAAACATTGCCGGACCTGTAATCGATGCGTTGCCAGGTTTGACCA CCATTGCCCTTGGATCTGGAATTGCG TGGGAGCGAAAAATCATCGCCCCTTTTTGCTATTTGTGTTATTTTTGATCGGGGGAGTCATCCTCTTTATCAGGCTTACTATTGTCT ACACCTACCAAAATGCCCCAGAATACATTCCCACTCCTAATCCAGGATTAACAACGTGTGATATCTCCACTACTCTCTGTCAAGCAGGCAATTTCgatcctttccttctttgtaCGGCGCTTTGGAGTACCCTTCAGCTCACGTGGACTACTGTTCTGGCCATTTCTCACCTATGGCAAGTCTCTCGGCAAATGACAACATTTGAAGTTTCCAATCTTGGCCGATATGGCTTTATGGGTGGACGAGGGGGACAAAGCCTGAGAGACCAAAGTGGGGCAATGTTAAAGCAGGCTTCAGCCATCGGGGCGGGCATCGGTATGAGTGGAGCTGGGGAGGAAGCCGCTGGCCCCCCTGGTGCCGAGGCTGGCCCAGAAGGGAATGCGTTGCTTCCCCCGCCTGGCGGGCATGTTCATGGACCTCAATGTCGACATGGCGGTCATGCTGGTGGCCGCAGCCATGGCGTGCTGCATATATGCGGAGCTCTTTGGAAGACGATGACAGGGCCGCTGATGACTATCTTGGGATTAGATAGGTTTACGAAGGGAAAGGCATTGGggggaatgaagagagcTGGTAGAGATCAGAATCCGTTTGATATGGGCATCATCAAA AATTGCACCGATTTCTGGGTACCAGACAGCGATGTCGATTATGTAACGCTTTACGAAATACCTCCGGAAGGTTGGAGGGCTTACAGGCGAAAGCTTGCGATGGATAAGAGAGTACCGGGGGGAAAGGGACGTTACGAGGTTGTTAGCGAGCAAGAGGTGTAG
- a CDS encoding arginine N-methyltransferase 2: MDMDSAHLDPSLLTLAFRLIKAAETAPPSVLAGLLAEGAPAWFQDDDLGWSCLHYAAERKEPECLKVLLQGGAVWNAVDKWGRTAGEICLSLGDEEGWSIIRNEGIRSEMLHHALAGTSSPDATNNIVLRAEDKTSAGDNLVFLKSKLTWDVGKDGKERVLDADGNGVMMGWEEPLMVEHVRRLTEEHPKAQLGAEGMSVLNVGFGLGIVDRLFQGCDPKPSHHTIIEAHPQVLKYIRKKGVHLLPNVRILEGRWQDWLLDGEKVGDVLSGTPDGMGFDAIFVDTFAEGYEDLKAFFEVIPDILDAENGRFSFWNGLGATNPTIYSVSSSLAELHLEDVGLQVEWHDVLIPESMREEVWKGVRRRYWDLPGYRLPIAKMGLI; this comes from the exons ATGGACATGGATTCAGCCCATCTCGACCCCTCCCTGCTCACCCTCGCCTTCCGCCTAATTAAAGCCGCTGAAACCGCTCCTCCGTCCGTTCTTGCCGGCCTTCTCGCCGAGGGTGCCCCAGCTTGGTTCCAGGACGACGATCTAGGATGGTCATGTCTGCATTATGCCGCCGAGAGGAAAGAGCCAGAGTGTTTGAAAGTTCTATTGCAAGGTGGGGCCGTATGGAATGCTGTTGACAAATGGGGACGGACGGCAGGTGAGATATGTTTGTCATTgggcgatgaagaggggTGGTCGATCATTAGGAACGAAGGCATCAGAAGTG AAATGCTGCACCATGCTCTTGCTGGTACTTCATCCCCAGACGCCACCAATAACATCGTGCTTCGAGCAGAAGACAAAACTTCCGCGGGAGATAATCTTGTTTTTCTGAAGAGCAAGCTCACCTGGGAtgttggaaaggatggtAAAGAGAGGGTACTGGATGCAGACGGTAATGG AGTTAtgatgggatgggaagaacCTCTTA TGGTAGAGCATGTTAGACGTCTTACTGAAGAGCACCCCAAAGCCCAATTAGGAGCTGAAGGCATGTCTGTCCTTAACGTCGGCTTTGGCCTGGGGATC GTCGATCGGTTATTCCAAGGGTGTGATCCCAAACCTTCGCATCATACTATCATCGAAGCCCATCCCCAGGTACTGAAATACATCCGTAAAAAGGGTGTCCACCTGCTACCTAATGTCCGGATTCTCGAGGGAAGATGGCAAGACTGGTTGTTAGACGGTGAAAAGGTCGGCGATGTTTTGTCAGGTACACCTGATGGAATGGGATTCGACGCAATTTTTGTCGATACTTTTGCCGAGGGATATGAAG ACCTCAAGGCCTTCTTTGAAGTTATCCCTGATATCTTGGATGCCGAAAACGGCCGTTTCTCTTTCTGGAACGGACTTGGTGCGACAA ATCCGACCATTTACTCCGTATCTTCAAGCCTCGCTGAACTtcaccttgaagatgtcgGTCTTCAAGTCGAGTGGCATGATGTGCTTATTCCTGAGAGCATGCGAGAGGAGGTATGGAAGGGTGTAAGGAGGAGATACTGGGATCTGCCTGGGTATAGGTTGCCTATCGCTAAGATGGGGTTGATTTAG